From the Thermus hydrothermalis genome, the window GGGGGTGTGGAGGTAGCGCCCGCTTTCCGAAACCATTTCCGCCCCCCCGGAGAGGACGAGGAGCACGCTCCGCTTGATGCTGGCCAGGCCCAAAACCTCGTAGGCAGCGTTGAGCACCAGGACCTTGGGGGCGTCCAGGTCCAAGGGCCTCGAGGTGGGGGCGTCCACGCCTTATAGGATAGCAAAGCCTTGCGCCCTTTTCCTTGGGCGTGTGCTATGCTTAGGGCAAAGACGGGTTTGGAGGCCCTTATGATGAGACGCGTTCCCAAAGCCCTGCCGCTCCTCCTGGGGTTAGGCCTGGCGCTGGCCCAGCCTTCCTTAGAAGAGGCCGAGGCCCTTTTGCAGTCGGGGGATTATGCCCGGGCGGTTTTGGCCTACGAGGAGATCCTGGCCCAGGACTATGGCCGCCTCGAGGCCCACCTGGGCTTAGGCGTGGCCCTGGCCAAGGCGGGACGGCTGGAGGAAGCCCGCTTCGCTTTTTTACAGATGACCCAGGTCTTTCCCGACCGCTACGAGGGGCACTTCAACCTGGGCCAGGTCTACCTGCGCCTGGGCAGGCCCAAGGAGGCGGCGGAGGCTTTTTCCAAGGCGGTGGAGCTTAACCCCACGGAGGAGGCCTACCTGGGCCTCGCTGGGGCCCTAGCCCAGGCGGGCCAGGCCCAGGAGGCGGCGGAGGCCCTGAAGCGGGGCCTCACCCCCGAGCGCTCCCCCGCTTACCGCCTGGCCCTGGCCCAGGCCCTCTACGCCGCCGGGGCCAGGGTGGAGGCGGTGCCCGTGCTCTATGGGCTCGTGAACCGGGAGCCGGGGCTGGCCGAGGCCTGGGACCTCCTGGCCCGCATCCTGGCGGAGGAGGGGCTAAAGGAAAGGGCCCTGAGGGAGCTGGACCGGGGCCTTAAGGCGGTTTCGGGCAAGGAGCGGGCCAGGCTCCTCCTGCGCAAGGCCCTCCTTTCCCAAAACCCAGAGC encodes:
- a CDS encoding tetratricopeptide repeat protein, with protein sequence MMRRVPKALPLLLGLGLALAQPSLEEAEALLQSGDYARAVLAYEEILAQDYGRLEAHLGLGVALAKAGRLEEARFAFLQMTQVFPDRYEGHFNLGQVYLRLGRPKEAAEAFSKAVELNPTEEAYLGLAGALAQAGQAQEAAEALKRGLTPERSPAYRLALAQALYAAGARVEAVPVLYGLVNREPGLAEAWDLLARILAEEGLKERALRELDRGLKAVSGKERARLLLRKALLSQNPEPLLREAYALDPGLWQAAYLLGQRRLEAGDARGALAFLQAAYRISPEPEVALALAAAHLRLGDWQNAYRYAEEAGPPGAFLKAQAAAALGRKAEALRLLEGLTAPEAQALRGALLLEAGRAEEAVALLRPLYEAGRNPEVGVNLAAGLIALGRLGEAELLLREVLQRSPRQAAAWYNLGLALKGLGREGEAERALRQAASLGSKEAQALLRR